Part of the Pseudomonadales bacterium genome is shown below.
TGGCCAAACAGCACCCATTTCTGCGTTGGCATGAAGTCGCGGCCATTTTTCAGCCGTTCGGCCGGGGTGAGCCGGGTCTCGTCGAGCACCAGCACCCTGGTGGCAATCCAGGCACTGTAGAAACGATAGCCGATGGCATAGATGCAGAGCGCCGCCACGATCAACCAGAGCGCGTTGATCGACTCACCACGGTGCAGCGCCAGTCCACCGAAAGCGAAGGCGCCCACCACGGCAACGGCGATCCAGAACAGATTTTTATATATTTTGTTTTTTATCATCAAGATGAAGATTTTTTGATATCCGTGAAATAAAAATGGCCACCGCATCCCGCACGGAATGCGGTGGCCTTCGACTCAGGTTACGATGCGATAGAAGACCGTACCGCGCAGACAGACTAGACCACTCTTCTGCTCGGCCACCTCGACCTCGCTCCAGAACAGCTCATTGTCACGCTGTACCACCCGGCCATAGGCCATCAGATCGGCCTTGGGTGGCGGCGCCAGCATCTGCATCTGAATCGCCGGCGTGGAGGCCTTGTAAGGACCGGGACCAGTCTCGGCCCAGGCCGCCATCGCGCCGGTGGTGTCGAACAGTGCCATCGCCGCCCCTTCGTGCACGCCATGCAGGTCGCCATTGTCTTCGCGGTAGGGCATCACCAGCCGCGAGCGCCCCTCTTTCATCAATTCGACCTTGATGCCGCGGTTGCCGATGAAAGAGATCGCACCGATGTGGCTGCCCATCGGACCCGGTTCCACCAGCCCATCATCGCCGCTGGCGCGACGCAGTTGCGCAGCTGCGGCGCCAAAACGGCCGCGCATTGCCAGATTGGCCTGAGCAATCGGCTTGCCGGCCTCGGTTTCGATGGCGACATCGACAAAGCAGAGCTCCTTGCCCCTGCGCAGCAGCCGGGCCTTGGCCAGCACTCCCTCGTTGATGGCCGCGGCCAGATAGTTGATCTGCGCACCTGCCGTGTGCCAGGGCCCGGACTCCGCCCCCAGTGCCGCACGCACCACCCCCTGCCCGCCGATCACTGACAGCGAGGCGGCCACGCCGCCATGCAGCGCACCGCCGGGATTGGTGTTGGCCTCATTGAATGGCAGGCGCAATACCAGCAGGTCGTCGCTGAGGCTGACCTGCTCGACGCCCAGTGTTCTGTTGTAGGGCGCGCCCTCCAGCCACTCTTTTACAAAACTCATTCGAAACTCCTTGTCATCAATTGTTTTCAATCAAAATTCTGGAATGAGGCAGGAGTGGATCGATTCATCGCCCGGTACCTGACGGGCCAGAGTCTTGATCGCCAGTTCCGCATCCTGCAAGGCAAAGTCATGGGTGTGCATCAGTTGCAACGGTACCTTGCCCGATTCGATCAGCTGGATGGCGCTGCGGTAGCCGCTGCTGGTGACGCCGATCGCGCCTTTGACGGTGATCTCCTTGACCACGATCATGTCGGAGATGAAGTCGGGAATCGGCTTGAATCCCTTGATGCCGGCCAGCACGATGGTGCCGCCGCTCTTGCAGTAACTCAGCGCCTCCACCACCGGCTGGGTGGCGTAGGAGGTGACATCCACCACCACGTCGGCGCCACGGCCATGGGTGATCTGCTGGATGCGTTCGACGGCATTCTCGTTCTGCACATCGATGGTGTGGTCGGCACCAAAGGCGCGGGCCACCTCCATTTTCTTCGCATCGGCTGCCAGACCGGTGACGATGATGGTGCCCGCCCCGGCCTGGCGGCAGGCCAGCACGCTCGAAAGCCCGCGCTGCCCCGGCCCCATGATCACCACCGTGTCACCGATGCGGGTCTGCGGCATCTCCACCGCCCAGCGAAAGCCGGCCCCGAGCGGATTGAAAATCACCGCGATCTCCGGCGGCAATTTTTTATCCATCTTGTGCAGTACCGAACAGGGGTCGAGGTACATGTATTGCGAATAACCACCCCACAGACCCGGTGCGTCGCTGAGCGGAATGTAGGAGTAGATGCGACGGCTGTTGCAGAGGTGGTAACGGCCGGCCAGACAGTTCTCGCAGAAATGGCAGGCCAGCATGGTTTCGACGGCGACCCGGTCGCCGACATCGACACCCCAGCGTTTGGCCGCCTTGTCGCCAATCGCAGCAATCACACCGAGTGGCTCGTGACCGGGAATCACATTCATCGGCACGCTGAGCGCACCTTCATACTGCTCATAGTCGCTGCCGCAGATGCCGCAGGCCTCGATGCGCAGAATGGCTGAATCGTCGCTGATGGCCGGAATCGGAATCTCCCGCCCTTCCAGTGTGCGTGCCGCAGTCTGCACCATGGCGAAACTGGTTCTGGGTAAGGTCATGACTCACTCCTTGGATTGTTGTTATCGGTTCCTGGCAATGAAAAGCCGCCGAATCAAACCATAAAGGACATGACCAAAACAAGTTGTCCAAGGTTGGCTTGCCGGTTAGGATAAAAAGCCAAGTGCCTTGCTTCAAGGACCATAATAACAACCAAGGAGAGCCTGCCATGTCGAACCTGACCCCCATCCCCCGCGTGCCGATGCTGTCGATCGAGGAAGCACAAAAACGGGGAGCCGAAATCGGTCTCAGCGAGTCGCTGTGTCCCCTCAGCGTCTTTCGCGTGCTGCTGCAGCATCCCACGCTGGCGAAGAATGTCGGCAACCTGCTGATGGGGTTGCTGTTCGAAGGCAATGTACTCGATGCCCGCCTGCGCGAGCTGATCATCATGCGCCTCGGCTGGGTCACCGGCTCCAACTACGAGTGGACCCAGCACTGGCGGGTCGCGCTGATGTTCGGCCTGAGCGAAGAGGAGGTGCTGGCCGTGCGTGACTGGCAGTCGGCCACCAACCTGACGGCAGCCGATCGCGCCGTGCTTCAGGCGACCGACGACACCCTGCAACTGGGCGCCATCTCCAGCTCGACCTGGAAGCTGATCGAAACCCACCTGGCCACGCCACAGGAGCGGGTCGAACTGGTGCTGGCGATCGGCAACTGGCGGCTCTTCTCGCAACTGCTGCTCAGCCTGCAAATCCCGCTCGAAGAGGGGGTCACCTCCTGGCCACCCGATGGCAAAATCCCTGCCGCCGCACTGAATCCACCCTTCCTGAAGTAACCGCTTCTGCTGGACTGAAAACAGAAACCCCCGCTACGAAGCGGGGGTTTCTGTTGGTGCGTTGACAGAGCGGAACCTCCACCCTGTCAACCGCAGCGAATGATCAGAACTGATGCTCTTCGGTCGAACCGGTCAGCGCGGTCACCGATGAGCTGCCGCCCTGGATCACGGTGGTGACGTCGTCGAAGTAGCCGGTTCCCACCTCCTGCTGATGTGCCACGAAGGTGTAGCCACGCTTGGCAGCGGCGAACTCGGTCTCCTGCAGCTCGACATAGGCCGACATGTCTTCGCGGGCATAGCGGTAGGCCAGGTCGAACATGTTGTACCACATGCTGTGCACACCGGCCAAAGTGATGAACTGGTACTTGTAGCCCATGGCCGCCAGTTCACGCTGGAACTTGGCGATGGTGGCATCGTCCAGATTCTTCTTCCAGTTGAATGACGGCGAGCAGTTGTAGGCCAGCAGCTGTTCCGGATGCGCCTTGCGCACGGCTTCGGCAAATTTCTTCGCCTCGGCCAGATCGGGGGTGGCGGTCTCGCACCA
Proteins encoded:
- a CDS encoding alcohol dehydrogenase catalytic domain-containing protein, with amino-acid sequence MTLPRTSFAMVQTAARTLEGREIPIPAISDDSAILRIEACGICGSDYEQYEGALSVPMNVIPGHEPLGVIAAIGDKAAKRWGVDVGDRVAVETMLACHFCENCLAGRYHLCNSRRIYSYIPLSDAPGLWGGYSQYMYLDPCSVLHKMDKKLPPEIAVIFNPLGAGFRWAVEMPQTRIGDTVVIMGPGQRGLSSVLACRQAGAGTIIVTGLAADAKKMEVARAFGADHTIDVQNENAVERIQQITHGRGADVVVDVTSYATQPVVEALSYCKSGGTIVLAGIKGFKPIPDFISDMIVVKEITVKGAIGVTSSGYRSAIQLIESGKVPLQLMHTHDFALQDAELAIKTLARQVPGDESIHSCLIPEF
- a CDS encoding carboxymuconolactone decarboxylase family protein — translated: MTPIPRVPMLSIEEAQKRGAEIGLSESLCPLSVFRVLLQHPTLAKNVGNLLMGLLFEGNVLDARLRELIIMRLGWVTGSNYEWTQHWRVALMFGLSEEEVLAVRDWQSATNLTAADRAVLQATDDTLQLGAISSSTWKLIETHLATPQERVELVLAIGNWRLFSQLLLSLQIPLEEGVTSWPPDGKIPAAALNPPFLK
- a CDS encoding PaaI family thioesterase is translated as MSFVKEWLEGAPYNRTLGVEQVSLSDDLLVLRLPFNEANTNPGGALHGGVAASLSVIGGQGVVRAALGAESGPWHTAGAQINYLAAAINEGVLAKARLLRRGKELCFVDVAIETEAGKPIAQANLAMRGRFGAAAAQLRRASGDDGLVEPGPMGSHIGAISFIGNRGIKVELMKEGRSRLVMPYREDNGDLHGVHEGAAMALFDTTGAMAAWAETGPGPYKASTPAIQMQMLAPPPKADLMAYGRVVQRDNELFWSEVEVAEQKSGLVCLRGTVFYRIVT